In Fundidesulfovibrio magnetotacticus, a single window of DNA contains:
- a CDS encoding methyl-accepting chemotaxis protein, whose protein sequence is MHLFYQSLGVRVVLLITVVSVLVFSGLFAANATWQARSTMQLAASSSGRTADLILLAVEEPMRLGKNQETAHVFEKVAGRDKASRIYLTNFRGNVTYATDPAVVRKDLAQALPAPDIQSLAAASLAGQEGSGRTTLDGREFLAMTKPIRNEAECHHCHGASKPVLGAIVVLQDITPVLTQTVHDQFMGGAISLAGMVLLLALVTWFMRRAVLGRVKTIADNASLVRQGRHDVDFAMKGQDELAGLASDLAAMVSTIQDQLAYNRSVLAGINIPLFVTNQNLEFCFVNDHLARILGSKESALLCRHADISLSEGGAPVSVSRDVFASGQAASGKLHFENAQGVVFPLHYEVSPLKGADGKTLGVIGVFMDLTEEEDAKLAMEEQRMQLMDVAQQVMDVSAKLSASALELSGQMEGLTKSVEQTAAETSGLTTAMDQMNETVLDVAKVAGDTAGASEKANQVARDGGVEVRRTAEETRQVAQRAEELARSLGDLNDRALNIGNVMNVVGDIADQTNLLALNAAIEAARAGDAGRGFAVVADEVRKLAEKTMHATREVAEAVREIQDGTRRAAEGMDGTRQAMEHAAGTAGSTGEVFLTIVEHSNRIGDMIRAIAASADEQSSTSEAINGNVGHINALSQDIFSRIRDAHQRIAEVRDMSAHLADLASRFSGRNSHDAALPT, encoded by the coding sequence ATGCACCTGTTCTATCAGTCGCTGGGCGTGCGGGTGGTCCTGCTCATCACGGTCGTCTCGGTGCTCGTCTTCTCCGGGCTCTTCGCCGCGAACGCCACCTGGCAGGCCCGCTCCACCATGCAGCTGGCCGCCTCCAGCTCCGGGCGCACGGCGGACCTGATCCTCCTGGCCGTGGAAGAGCCCATGCGCCTGGGCAAGAACCAGGAGACCGCCCACGTGTTCGAGAAGGTGGCCGGACGCGACAAGGCCTCGCGCATCTACCTGACCAACTTCCGGGGCAACGTGACCTACGCCACCGACCCCGCCGTCGTGCGCAAGGACCTGGCCCAGGCCCTGCCCGCTCCGGACATTCAGTCCCTGGCCGCGGCGAGCCTGGCCGGGCAGGAAGGCTCCGGCCGCACAACGCTGGACGGCCGGGAGTTCCTGGCCATGACCAAGCCCATCCGCAACGAGGCCGAATGCCACCACTGCCACGGGGCGTCCAAGCCCGTGCTGGGCGCCATCGTGGTGCTCCAGGACATCACCCCCGTGCTGACCCAGACGGTGCACGACCAGTTCATGGGCGGGGCCATCTCCCTGGCGGGCATGGTGCTCCTGCTGGCCCTTGTCACATGGTTCATGCGCCGCGCGGTGCTCGGAAGGGTCAAGACCATCGCGGACAACGCCTCCCTGGTGCGCCAGGGTCGCCACGACGTGGACTTCGCCATGAAAGGCCAGGACGAACTGGCCGGGCTGGCCTCGGACCTGGCCGCCATGGTCTCCACCATCCAGGACCAGCTGGCCTACAACCGGAGCGTGCTTGCGGGCATCAACATCCCGCTTTTCGTCACCAACCAGAACCTGGAGTTCTGCTTCGTCAACGACCACCTCGCGCGCATCCTGGGCAGCAAGGAGTCGGCCCTGCTGTGCCGCCACGCCGACATCTCGCTCTCGGAAGGCGGCGCGCCCGTCAGCGTCTCGCGCGACGTGTTCGCCTCGGGCCAGGCCGCCAGCGGCAAGCTGCACTTCGAGAACGCCCAGGGAGTGGTGTTTCCCCTGCACTACGAGGTGTCGCCCCTCAAGGGCGCGGACGGCAAGACCCTTGGCGTCATCGGCGTGTTCATGGACCTCACCGAAGAGGAAGACGCCAAGCTCGCCATGGAAGAGCAGCGCATGCAACTCATGGACGTGGCCCAGCAGGTGATGGACGTTTCCGCCAAGCTCTCGGCATCGGCCCTGGAGTTGTCCGGGCAGATGGAAGGCCTGACCAAGAGCGTGGAGCAGACCGCCGCCGAGACCTCCGGCCTCACCACGGCCATGGACCAGATGAACGAAACCGTGCTCGATGTGGCGAAGGTCGCGGGCGACACCGCCGGAGCTTCGGAAAAGGCCAACCAGGTTGCCCGCGACGGCGGCGTGGAGGTCCGGCGCACCGCCGAGGAAACCCGCCAGGTGGCCCAGCGCGCCGAAGAACTGGCCCGCTCCCTGGGCGATCTCAACGACCGCGCCCTGAACATCGGCAACGTCATGAACGTCGTGGGCGACATCGCCGACCAGACGAACCTCCTTGCGCTCAACGCCGCCATCGAGGCGGCCAGGGCCGGGGACGCCGGGCGCGGTTTCGCCGTAGTGGCCGACGAGGTGCGCAAACTCGCCGAAAAAACCATGCACGCCACACGCGAAGTGGCCGAAGCGGTGCGCGAAATTCAAGACGGCACCCGCCGCGCCGCCGAAGGCATGGACGGCACCCGGCAGGCCATGGAGCACGCCGCGGGCACCGCGGGCAGCACCGGGGAGGTGTTCCTGACCATCGTGGAACACTCCAACCGCATCGGGGACATGATCCGGGCCATCGCCGCCTCCGCAGACGAACAGTCCAGCACCAGCGAGGCCATCAACGGCAACGTGGGGCACATCAACGCCCTCTCCCAGGACATCTTCTCGCGCATCCGCGACGCCCACCAACGCATCGCGGAAGTGCGCGACATGTCCGCGCACCTGGCGGACCTGGCCTCGCGTTTCTCAGGCAGGAACTCCCATGACGCAGCACTTCCCACTTGA
- the rd gene encoding rubredoxin produces MDKYVCNVCGYVYDPEEGDPENGVSPGTSFDKIPDDWACPVCGAPKSEFAKEE; encoded by the coding sequence ATGGACAAGTATGTCTGCAACGTCTGCGGCTACGTGTACGACCCCGAGGAAGGCGATCCGGAAAACGGCGTGTCCCCCGGCACCTCCTTCGACAAGATCCCCGACGACTGGGCCTGCCCCGTCTGCGGAGCTCCCAAGAGCGAATTCGCCAAGGAAGAATAA
- a CDS encoding FprA family A-type flavoprotein produces the protein MKPVAIKPGVHWVGAVDWDRRNFHGYSRSPMGTTYNAFLIEDEKNTLIDTVEDRFAHKLLCNVAHIMEPAKVDYIVVNHVEPDHSGALPELVKACNPEKVFCSPMGEKAIKEYYGAQDWPIHVVKSGESLSIGKRTLHFLETRMLHWPDSMMTYVAPDKILVSSDGFGQNIASSERFTDEIDQRDLEVQLARYYANIVLPFSSVTLKILDQVAKSGWDIDMIAPDHGLIWRGEGVGYAVEAYRRYALQKPANRAVIFYDTMWRSTEKMAHAIASGLADAGTPVKVMSLKSDHHSDVMAEVFASGAVIAGSATHNNGVLPLVSAMLTYMKGLKPQNKIGAAFGSYGWSGEALKDMTEFMVGMHFEMIEGVRAKNRPGHDQLKACVDLGRRVAQALQAKVAAV, from the coding sequence ATGAAACCCGTCGCCATCAAGCCTGGCGTCCACTGGGTGGGCGCGGTGGACTGGGATCGCCGCAATTTCCACGGCTATTCCCGCTCCCCCATGGGCACCACCTACAACGCATTCCTCATCGAGGACGAGAAGAACACCCTCATCGACACCGTGGAAGACCGCTTCGCGCACAAACTCCTGTGCAACGTGGCCCACATCATGGAGCCCGCCAAGGTGGACTACATCGTGGTCAACCACGTGGAGCCCGACCACTCCGGCGCGCTGCCCGAACTGGTCAAGGCCTGCAATCCCGAGAAGGTCTTCTGCTCCCCCATGGGCGAAAAGGCCATCAAGGAATACTACGGCGCGCAGGACTGGCCCATCCATGTGGTCAAATCCGGCGAGAGCCTCTCCATCGGCAAGCGCACCCTCCACTTCCTGGAGACGCGCATGCTCCACTGGCCCGACTCCATGATGACCTACGTGGCCCCGGACAAGATTCTCGTCTCCTCCGACGGCTTCGGCCAGAACATCGCCAGTTCCGAACGCTTCACCGACGAGATCGACCAGCGCGACCTCGAAGTCCAGCTGGCGCGCTACTACGCCAACATCGTGCTGCCCTTCTCCTCCGTGACCCTCAAAATCCTCGACCAGGTGGCCAAGAGCGGCTGGGACATCGACATGATCGCCCCCGACCACGGCCTGATCTGGCGCGGCGAGGGCGTGGGCTACGCCGTGGAGGCCTACCGCCGCTACGCCCTGCAGAAGCCCGCCAACCGCGCCGTGATCTTCTACGACACCATGTGGCGCTCCACCGAGAAGATGGCCCACGCCATCGCCTCCGGGCTGGCCGACGCGGGCACTCCGGTGAAGGTGATGTCGCTCAAGAGCGACCACCACTCCGACGTGATGGCCGAAGTCTTCGCCAGCGGCGCGGTGATCGCCGGGTCGGCCACGCACAACAACGGCGTGCTGCCCCTGGTGTCGGCCATGCTCACCTACATGAAGGGCCTTAAGCCCCAGAACAAGATCGGAGCGGCTTTCGGCTCCTACGGCTGGAGCGGCGAGGCCCTCAAAGACATGACCGAGTTCATGGTCGGCATGCACTTCGAGATGATCGAGGGCGTGCGCGCCAAAAACCGTCCCGGGCACGACCAGCTGAAAGCCTGCGTGGACCTGGGCCGCCGTGTGGCCCAGGCGCTCCAGGCCAAGGTGGCCGCCGTCTAG
- a CDS encoding acyltransferase family protein, with amino-acid sequence MTYTLIQALRGVLCICVVLIHIKIYLTKQGGDLSLFWHIPDLFGGIPCGFFAISGYFMAFLVDRNSPHFLVHRLLRVYPMYFIAVGIAYVLRFCTSSHLDTDDLFYVLSLLPFGMGKSYKLGIEWTLVYEIWYYFICAVFCNQRLKSYFPSFLITWLFGVMITDIYFFRIPQPVPNIFTVWFAIWNYSFIMGALTYYYLQRKYEPDTMAWAAIVALGSTATFSYLHGRAYSVLYWLGILACLLIDWLIRLESRIRAPKFLAQLGDYSYTLYLIHSNIIILVFYSWKSTTGTPPGTIAGLMAFVLCMGGFWYLGQVDVRLHKYLKFHVNKALADGWAAAGRRYVLAPLAALVSSRSSRD; translated from the coding sequence ATGACCTATACGCTCATCCAGGCGCTGCGCGGCGTGCTCTGCATCTGCGTGGTGCTCATCCACATCAAGATTTACCTCACCAAGCAGGGGGGCGACCTCTCTCTCTTCTGGCACATCCCCGACTTGTTCGGCGGCATCCCCTGCGGATTCTTCGCCATCTCGGGCTATTTCATGGCCTTCCTCGTGGACCGCAACTCGCCCCACTTCCTCGTGCACAGGCTCCTGCGCGTCTACCCCATGTACTTCATCGCCGTCGGAATCGCTTATGTGCTTCGCTTCTGCACCAGCAGCCATCTCGACACCGATGACCTCTTCTATGTACTCTCCCTGCTGCCCTTCGGCATGGGCAAAAGCTACAAGCTGGGCATCGAGTGGACCCTGGTCTACGAGATCTGGTACTATTTCATCTGCGCGGTGTTCTGCAATCAGCGCCTCAAAAGCTATTTTCCTTCTTTTCTCATCACCTGGCTTTTCGGCGTGATGATCACCGATATCTACTTTTTCCGCATCCCGCAGCCCGTTCCCAACATCTTCACCGTGTGGTTCGCCATCTGGAACTATTCGTTCATCATGGGCGCGCTCACCTACTACTATCTCCAGCGCAAGTACGAGCCCGACACCATGGCCTGGGCAGCGATCGTGGCCCTGGGCTCCACGGCCACCTTCTCCTACCTGCACGGCCGGGCCTATTCCGTGCTCTACTGGCTGGGCATCCTGGCCTGCCTGCTCATCGACTGGCTCATCCGCCTGGAGAGCCGCATCCGGGCCCCCAAGTTCCTGGCGCAGTTGGGCGACTACTCCTACACGCTCTACCTCATCCACTCCAACATCATCATCCTGGTTTTCTACTCTTGGAAGAGCACCACCGGCACTCCCCCGGGCACCATCGCCGGGCTCATGGCCTTCGTGCTCTGCATGGGCGGTTTCTGGTACCTGGGCCAGGTGGATGTAAGGCTGCACAAATACCTGAAGTTCCACGTGAACAAGGCCCTTGCGGACGGCTGGGCCGCCGCGGGGCGGCGCTACGTTCTCGCGCCCCTGGCCGCCCTGGTGTCCTCGCGTTCGTCCAGAGACTGA
- a CDS encoding RrF2 family transcriptional regulator: MKLTRAAEYAIRCVLYLSRHAAGQLVSRREVAEAMDIPPAFLGKIAQGLARAGVLVVRQGALGGYLLALPPKDISLLRVVEAMDGEILLNECLASPHHCGMSPTCPVHGVWAGARKRFRADLASVSFADLAGCPEPCAGGLCSAGCSRAECGN; encoded by the coding sequence ATGAAGCTCACTCGCGCCGCCGAATACGCCATCCGCTGCGTGCTCTACCTCTCCCGGCATGCCGCCGGGCAGCTGGTCAGCCGCAGGGAGGTGGCCGAGGCCATGGACATCCCCCCGGCTTTCCTGGGCAAGATCGCCCAGGGCCTGGCCCGGGCCGGGGTGCTCGTGGTGCGTCAGGGCGCGCTGGGCGGATATCTTCTCGCGCTTCCCCCGAAGGACATTTCTCTGCTACGGGTGGTGGAGGCCATGGACGGGGAGATTCTGCTCAACGAGTGCCTGGCCAGTCCTCATCACTGCGGCATGAGCCCAACGTGCCCGGTGCACGGGGTGTGGGCAGGGGCGCGCAAGCGCTTCCGGGCGGATCTGGCCTCGGTGAGCTTCGCCGACCTGGCCGGATGCCCGGAGCCCTGCGCGGGTGGGCTCTGCTCCGCCGGATGTTCCAGGGCGGAGTGCGGGAACTGA
- a CDS encoding cytochrome ubiquinol oxidase subunit I, whose amino-acid sequence MDTLMLSRLQFAAAVFFHFIFVPLTLGLSIIVALMETRYVRTGDEIYKKMTKYWGKLFLINFALGIVTGITLEFQFGTNWSRYSAYVGDIFGPLLAIEASVAFFLESTMLGVWVFGWDKLSKKMHCAAIWMVAIASNLSALWIIIANGFMQNPLGYVMRNGRAELDDFLALITNPYAWGEYAHVLTAAYLLSGFFVMGVCAWHLLRKKEVDFYTRSFKYGVSFALIFSVLAALAGHAQGNLVAKLQPAKLAALEAQWNTEKRAPLHLLLVPGDAEKGNLVEALPIPGGLSFIAYNDINAEVKGLKDFKPEDRPPVAITFWSFRIMVGLGTLFIALAVFAWIKRNDLVNQPRLLRALLWVIPLPYIAIDCGWAVAEVGRQPWIVHGLMRTKDAVSPVEPSQVAVSLAAFIVVYAMLGAIDIYLLAKYAKKGPVH is encoded by the coding sequence ATGGATACCCTGATGCTTTCCCGTTTGCAGTTTGCCGCCGCCGTCTTCTTCCATTTCATTTTCGTTCCGCTGACGCTGGGCCTCTCCATCATCGTCGCCCTCATGGAGACCCGTTACGTCCGCACCGGAGATGAAATCTACAAGAAGATGACGAAATACTGGGGCAAACTTTTTCTCATCAACTTCGCCCTGGGCATCGTCACGGGCATCACGCTGGAATTCCAGTTCGGAACCAACTGGTCACGCTACTCGGCCTATGTTGGCGACATCTTCGGACCGCTCCTGGCCATCGAGGCCTCGGTGGCCTTCTTCCTGGAATCCACCATGCTGGGCGTGTGGGTCTTCGGCTGGGACAAGCTCTCCAAGAAGATGCACTGCGCGGCCATATGGATGGTGGCCATCGCCAGCAACCTTTCGGCGCTGTGGATCATCATCGCCAACGGCTTCATGCAGAATCCCCTGGGCTACGTGATGCGCAACGGCCGCGCCGAACTGGACGACTTCCTGGCGCTCATCACCAACCCCTACGCCTGGGGCGAGTACGCCCATGTGCTCACGGCGGCCTATCTGCTCTCGGGCTTCTTCGTGATGGGCGTGTGCGCCTGGCATCTACTGCGCAAGAAGGAGGTGGACTTCTACACCCGCTCCTTCAAGTACGGCGTGTCCTTCGCGCTGATCTTCTCCGTGCTGGCCGCCCTGGCCGGTCACGCCCAGGGCAACCTGGTGGCCAAGCTCCAGCCCGCCAAGCTCGCGGCCCTGGAAGCCCAGTGGAACACCGAGAAGCGCGCCCCCCTGCACCTGCTGCTCGTCCCCGGCGACGCCGAGAAGGGCAATCTGGTGGAGGCCCTGCCCATCCCCGGCGGCCTCTCCTTCATCGCCTACAACGACATCAACGCCGAAGTGAAAGGCCTCAAGGACTTCAAGCCCGAGGACCGTCCTCCCGTGGCCATCACCTTCTGGAGCTTCCGCATCATGGTGGGCCTGGGCACGCTGTTCATCGCCCTGGCGGTGTTCGCCTGGATCAAGCGCAACGACCTGGTGAACCAGCCGCGCCTGCTCAGGGCCTTGCTCTGGGTGATCCCACTGCCCTACATTGCCATCGACTGCGGTTGGGCCGTGGCCGAGGTGGGCCGCCAGCCGTGGATCGTCCACGGACTCATGCGCACCAAGGACGCCGTGTCGCCCGTGGAGCCTTCCCAGGTGGCCGTGTCCCTGGCGGCGTTCATCGTGGTCTACGCCATGCTTGGCGCCATCGACATCTACCTTCTGGCCAAGTACGCCAAGAAGGGTCCGGTCCACTAA
- the cydB gene encoding cytochrome d ubiquinol oxidase subunit II, with translation MDLGTIWFLLWGVLWAVYFVLDGFDLGVGMLAPVLAGSDTEKRILLNSVGPFWDGNEVWLITAGGVTFAAFPGTYAVMFSALYTPLMLLLFALIFRGIAFEFRSKMETPAMRSLWDKIHFLGSFLPTLLLGVAFANIFQGVPIDKNGIFQGNLFTLLNPYGLAGGVLFVLAFLMHGALFLACKTENPIRDRAIRVAEKLWAALLAVAVLFLVFSAVATKLFLNYIENPLLFAVLALPVGGLLMQRVYIGQRRMLAAWTASAVTIAGVALFGVLGIYPALLPSSLDPAFSMTIANSASSPLTLKIMLTVALTFVPIVILYQAWVYKTFSHKVTEKDVDYHEAY, from the coding sequence ATGGATCTCGGAACCATCTGGTTTCTGTTGTGGGGCGTGCTGTGGGCCGTCTACTTCGTCCTGGACGGCTTCGACCTGGGCGTGGGCATGCTGGCCCCCGTGCTGGCCGGCAGCGACACGGAGAAGCGCATCCTGCTCAACTCCGTGGGCCCCTTCTGGGACGGCAACGAGGTGTGGCTGATCACCGCCGGCGGAGTGACCTTCGCGGCCTTCCCCGGCACCTACGCCGTGATGTTCTCGGCGCTCTACACGCCCTTGATGCTTCTGCTCTTCGCCCTGATCTTCAGGGGCATCGCGTTCGAGTTCCGTTCCAAGATGGAGACGCCCGCCATGCGCTCCCTGTGGGACAAGATCCACTTCCTGGGGAGCTTTTTGCCCACGCTGCTTTTGGGCGTGGCCTTCGCCAACATCTTCCAGGGCGTGCCCATCGACAAGAACGGCATCTTCCAGGGCAACCTTTTCACCCTGCTCAACCCCTACGGCCTGGCGGGCGGCGTGCTCTTCGTGCTGGCCTTCCTGATGCACGGCGCGCTCTTCCTGGCCTGCAAGACTGAAAACCCCATCCGCGACAGGGCCATCCGCGTGGCGGAGAAGCTCTGGGCGGCGCTGCTGGCCGTCGCTGTTCTCTTCCTGGTGTTCTCGGCCGTGGCCACCAAGCTCTTCCTCAACTACATCGAAAACCCGCTGCTCTTCGCGGTGCTCGCCCTGCCGGTGGGCGGGCTGCTCATGCAGCGCGTGTACATCGGGCAGCGGCGCATGCTGGCCGCCTGGACCGCCAGCGCCGTGACCATCGCTGGCGTGGCGCTCTTCGGGGTGCTGGGCATCTACCCGGCGCTCCTGCCCTCGTCCCTGGACCCCGCCTTCTCCATGACCATCGCCAACAGCGCCTCCTCGCCCCTGACCCTGAAGATCATGCTCACGGTGGCGCTCACCTTCGTGCCCATCGTGATCCTCTACCAGGCCTGGGTGTACAAGACCTTCTCCCACAAGGTGACCGAGAAGGACGTGGACTACCACGAGGCCTACTAG
- a CDS encoding substrate-binding periplasmic protein, with protein sequence MNRRTFLLACLAVSLLSVSAGAEPLLVMFDKANPPFMYATVDNKAAGVYPALVAEAFSRMEQPAVLEVLPWKRALHFLDTGRGGVAGLYMTEERLKRYDYSDPLHTETTLVVQRASDPSPYLGLESLRGRTVGVLRGWSYGDEFDKARAAGLFTAEEVEGDAQNFEKLLAGRIDVLLAVKESAETCMASSNSRDKFKVHERPFARNSAYLAFSKDAHMVEFLDKFNRTLAEMRRDGAWGSILKDIFEGR encoded by the coding sequence ATGAACCGACGGACGTTTCTGCTCGCCTGTCTCGCGGTGTCGCTTCTGAGCGTCAGCGCCGGGGCCGAGCCGTTGCTCGTCATGTTCGACAAGGCCAACCCGCCCTTCATGTACGCAACCGTGGACAACAAGGCCGCGGGCGTCTACCCGGCCCTGGTGGCCGAGGCCTTCTCGCGCATGGAGCAGCCCGCGGTGCTGGAGGTGCTGCCCTGGAAGCGAGCCCTGCACTTCCTGGACACCGGGCGCGGCGGGGTGGCGGGGCTCTACATGACCGAAGAGCGCCTCAAGCGCTACGACTACAGCGACCCCCTGCACACCGAGACCACGCTCGTGGTGCAGCGCGCCTCCGACCCCTCCCCTTACCTTGGCCTGGAATCCCTGCGCGGGCGCACCGTGGGCGTGCTGCGCGGCTGGTCCTACGGCGACGAGTTCGACAAGGCCCGCGCCGCCGGGCTCTTCACCGCTGAGGAGGTGGAGGGCGACGCCCAGAACTTCGAGAAGCTCCTGGCCGGACGCATCGACGTGCTCCTGGCCGTGAAGGAATCGGCCGAGACCTGCATGGCCTCCTCCAATTCCCGGGACAAGTTCAAGGTGCATGAGCGGCCGTTTGCCCGCAACAGCGCCTACCTTGCCTTCTCCAAGGACGCCCACATGGTCGAATTTCTGGACAAATTCAACCGAACTCTGGCCGAGATGCGCCGCGACGGCGCGTGGGGTTCCATCCTCAAGGACATCTTCGAGGGACGCTGA
- a CDS encoding FlxA-like family protein: MNIASTLLSADKTLSPLGGTLKTGAQDAAQGASGTATAQGDTVSLSEAGKQEAAKLTTKAGKSDKTSVESQIESLKDQIEKLKEQMDKIKNGDLPEKQKQQQIMMLQNQMIQLNDQLAKLQQQANGGVTGGTSAQGFASSLT, encoded by the coding sequence ATGAACATCGCCAGCACGCTGCTCAGCGCGGACAAGACGCTTTCGCCCCTGGGCGGGACCCTCAAAACCGGCGCGCAGGACGCCGCCCAGGGCGCGTCCGGGACCGCGACCGCCCAGGGCGACACCGTCTCCCTCTCGGAGGCCGGAAAGCAGGAGGCCGCCAAGCTCACCACCAAGGCGGGCAAGTCGGACAAGACCTCCGTGGAGAGCCAGATCGAGAGCCTCAAGGACCAGATCGAGAAGCTCAAGGAGCAGATGGACAAGATCAAGAACGGCGACCTGCCCGAAAAGCAGAAGCAGCAGCAGATCATGATGCTCCAGAACCAGATGATCCAGCTCAACGACCAGCTGGCAAAGCTCCAGCAGCAGGCGAACGGCGGCGTGACGGGCGGCACTTCGGCCCAGGGCTTCGCCAGCAGCCTGACGTAG